A DNA window from Pseudorasbora parva isolate DD20220531a chromosome 19, ASM2467924v1, whole genome shotgun sequence contains the following coding sequences:
- the mycbp gene encoding C-Myc-binding protein, with protein MAKTKQARLDDGPFKHCQGDGVCWLSGFRLCSAHAHTRVVCPTRIKHFVTLFAMAHYRASESKREQFRRYLEKAGVLDSLTNVLVALYEETEKPNNALDFIKHHLGVAGPEEDDSEVLRLELTDLQKKYEQLMAENKELRNRLLQYEPPQEEPTE; from the exons ATGGCCAAAACAAAACAGGCTCGATTAGATGACGGTCCCTTTAAGCATTGCCAGGGCGACGGTGTGTGTTGGCTCAGTGGCTTCCGCCTTTGCTCAGCGCATGCGCACACTAGAGTCGTCTGTCCGACGCGAATCAAACATTTCGTGACATTATTCGCCATGGCGCACTACAGA GCCTCGGAGTCGAAGCGAGAGCAGTTCAGGAGATATCTGGAGAAGGCCGGCGTCCTCGACAGCCTCACCAACG TCTTGGTGGCTTTGTACGAGGAAACAGAGAAACCCAACAATGCCCTGGA CTTCATCAAACATCACCTGGGTGTGGCCGGGCCGGAGGAAGATGATTCTGAGGTTCTGCGTCTGGAACTGACCGACTTGCAGAAGAAATACGAGCAGCTCATGGCAGAAAACAAGGAGCTGAGAAACAGG CTGCTGCAGTACGAGCCGCCACAGGAAGAACCAACAGAATAA
- the gja9b gene encoding gap junction protein alpha 9b encodes MGDWNFLGGILEEVHIHSTTVGKIWLTILFIFRMLVLGVAAEDVWNDEQSDFICNTEQPGCHNVCYDRAFPISLIRYWVLQVIFVSSPSLVYMGHAIYQLRALEKERHCKRVGLRRELEAMDVDLVEARRRLERELRQLEQGKLNKAPLRGSLLQTYVAHVLTRSLVEVSFMLGQYLLYGHHLQPLYKCDREPCPNVVDCFVSRPTEKSVFMVFMQGIAAVSLLLSLLEILHLGYKKLKKGILEYYPHLKEDLGDYYGTKKNSVVHQVCVSQGRRATIPTGGLAPLLEKQGNGPAFPTLINPASAFIPIQGGSALDMQSKDVHLSLLEHNSNSNNTSSGSPLGQESVLLGPLGQESVLLGPLGQESVLLGPAVQRKQRRASPPWNCSTVMEGNGSDSGDSSAGAAHLGSRTRCGRPVSRSDLRRAGRTSTPDSVAEMSSASASASGSGSRHHSSAESPRLSPNRQRASLASSSSSRRAAGDLQI; translated from the coding sequence ATGGGGGACTGGAACTTCTTGGGAGGGATTCTGGAGGAGGTCCACATCCACTCCACCACGGTGGGCAAGATCTGGCTCACCATCCTCTTTATCTTCCGCATGCTGGTGCTGGGCGTGGCGGCGGAGGACGTGTGGAACGACGAGCAGTCCGACTTCATCTGTAACACGGAGCAGCCTGGATGCCATAACGTGTGCTACGACCGTGCCTTCCCCATCTCGCTGATCCGCTACTGGGTGCTGCAGGTCATCTTCGTGTCCTCGCCCTCGCTGGTCTACATGGGCCATGCCATCTACCAGCTGCGCGCGCTGGAGAAGGAGCGGCACTGCAAGCGAGTGGGCCTGCGGAGGGAGCTGGAGGCCATGGATGTGGATCTGGTGGAGGCTCGGCGGAGGCTGGAGCGGGAGCTGAGGCAGCTGGAGCAGGGCAAGCTCAACAAGGCTCCGCTCAGAGGCTCTCTGCTGCAGACGTATGTGGCCCATGTGCTGACCCGCTCCCTCGTGGAGGTGAGCTTCATGCTGGGCCAGTACCTGCTGTACGGACACCATCTGCAGCCCCTGTATAAGTGCGACCGCGAGCCATGCCCTAATGTGGTGGACTGCTTCGTGTCCCGCCCCACGGAGAAGAGCGTGTTCATGGTGTTCATGCAAGGCATCGCCGCAGTGTCTCTGCTCCTCAGCCTGCTGGAGATCCTGCATCTGGGCTATAAGAAGCTGAAGAAGGGCATCCTGGAGTACTATCCGCACCTGAAAGAGGACCTGGGGGATTATTACGGCACGAAGAAGAACTCAGTGGTGcatcaggtgtgtgtgagcCAGGGACGCAGAGCCACCATCCCCACGGGCGGCCTGGCTCCACTGCTGGAGAAGCAGGGCAACGGACCCGCCTTCCCCACACTCATCAACCCCGCATCCGCTTTCATCCCGATCCAGGGTGGGTCGGCTCTGGACATGCAGAGCAAGGACGTCCATCTCAGCCTGCTAGAACACAACAGCAACTCCAACAACACCAGCAGCGGCTCTCCTCTGGGCCAGGAGTCGGTTCTGCTCGGCCCACTGGGGCAGGAGTCGGTTCTGCTCGGCCCACTGGGGCAGGAGTCGGTTCTGCTTGGCCCGGCAGTGCAGCGTAAACAGCGGAGAGCCAGCCCGCCCTGGAACTGCAGCACAGTCATGGAGGGCAACGGGTCGGACAGTGGAGACTCCAGCGCCGGAGCGGCCCATCTGGGCTCTAGGACTCGCTGCGGAAGGCCCGTCTCCAGGTCCGACCTCAGGAGAGCCGGCAGAACCAGCACGCCAGACTCTGTGGCCGAGATGAGCTCTGCTTCTGCTTCTGCTTCTGGTTCTGGTTCTCGACACCACAGTTCTGCAGAAAGTCCCAGGTTATCCCCGAACCGACAGCGAGCATCACtggccagcagcagcagcagcagacgAGCAGCTGGAGACCTGCAGATCTGA